The nucleotide sequence AATGTATAAAGCAATTAGGGCACGCGTATATAATAGCAATAACAGGTATTTTTATATTTGTACGGATTAGTAACGCTTATTCAGGTTCCAGTAACGTTACTAAGACAACTGGTGTAAGTTTCATCTAAACGTACTTGTTGTACAATATACTGAATACGACACTGCAGAGCCCGTGTTATTCCGAATCACAGTGCGAAGTTCCGCTGCATATGCTTGCGTCTCCAGTGGAACAGGCACTACGGCGACTGCAGCGTGTACTCGTACATCTGCACAGGTGAGGCATTTTACCTGGAAGTAGTTTGCCTGATGTCGGCGAATAAACACGATATTGCGAccggtcgcgataagcgggaaacacggcttcaagtcccggtccgacacaaactttcactgtcgtcattccactgtacatctggtggttgtccgtattcgcgacTGCGGAAGCGTTTCTCGTATTTCATAGCACCTGCAGTCACCGCTTTGCCCGTTCCTTCGGAGGTGCAcaagaactttgcatcgtaattctgaataccacaggcactgtaataacgcaagtaaattcaatgttagtgCGTATCTGTAAAGATAAGATTGTGGCGGTAACTCTGTCATTGACGCAAACTTCCGATTACCCTTCCAGGAAAAAAAGTCAAATGTAAATACAACGCATCGAAAGAAGCAGAGCAATGGGCAATTCCGTTGAGTTTTTAGTACTCAAAGCGACATCAGTGAACCCCTGTATCGTAGATCGTATCTCTGCGTAGCAACGTAAACAGAGATCGCAGTTTGGTTCGCActgctaaataatttaaaaatatatttgtattacGGACAGTTGTACTTTGGGCGGTGTCCATTATCGTTCATAGCCTTTCGGCAAGCAATTAGACAAAAGTTTCGTTTGTCTGGGACCAGAATAGCGGCTTTTGCGGCCGCTCTGACCGGGCGCGCTGTGGCGCTTCTGTTTGGGTTTTACGACTTTACGTTCAGTCTCTGCGTTACAGTGTTGTGTAAAACTGATTCTGGTGATGCAGaattttagtttccttgttttcgCGAGCTGTTAACTGCTGACATGGCAACCACGTTTCCCAGAAAGCTTACCCCAAGATTTGGATTTGACAAAGCAGCCCGTAATGTTCAGCCAAGTTAACTGGAAACTCATGACTGGATCGTTGACGTTATTGGCGTTACTTCGGACCAGACGCACACTGCTGATTATAACTTGGAGCaatactgcttttttgtgaagCTGCTTTCCTCGTTGGTGCTGGAACTgattttgcagaaatttgaaggaaaagccgaattccgccatcgcgataattcggtgagtagagttaccatttcaaatgctgatgtgattataaacaagtcagagaatttaatttgccccctgaggtagaaaactgctacttaaaagacGTATTATCTAAATATggtgacatcaggcaaatttgtAATGAATGATGGTCCAGCCAGCATAGATTTGTTCTGTCGATATGCATGTCAAACAGAACATTCCAGCTCATATTTTGGTTTGTGGCTACAAAGCGCACGTTATATATAATGGACAGACTTTGATTTGTCACATATGAAAGTGGGCATCTCCGGCAAAACTGTCCAAAAAAAGTGtttgtattgcagaataatttacTACAGTGTAAAAGGTTATCACTGGCTGATCTTGTGACCAAAAATGAATGACGGGCGGTCACCTTTCCAGCATTACGGGAAATGTGGACGAAAGGCCACAAAATACTCTTGGAGCATTTCCACCTTTACTCAGGAAAGACACTGCAGACAATCCGGCTGGAAAAAGTAGTATAGCCACTAACAAGAGACGTCGAACTTGTAAcggcagtagcacagatgaagaagatatcagcctgtcgctgaaagctgtaggtgacattcagaaaacagtactggGAACTACTGTTTCAGACAATATTGTCAGCATAGATTCAAACTCTTGAGTCAAGTGCATCTGTAGACAAATCGAATCCGCCACCATCACCCGAACAGGTCAAAGTGACACTACAGTCCCATTCTGTAGCGCTGGACGCGCCAGTAGATGGCAATGCGCTCACCTTGGTGACGCCACAGCCCCGCCCTGCAGTACCCGTATGTCAGCCAACGCAGACAGATTCACTCGCAGGTGCAACTGAAACCAAACGTGACGAGTTAgcgagtgattgtcaacaacaggCGACGTCACAGCCCAAATCCCAAGACGAAGAAGCGGAGTTTTACAGCAATAGCACACAAACAGCAAACGAAAGTGATCATAGAAGTGACGGGGCGTTGGAAGAAAGTTTGCAAACTGCGTCTGCGCCGCCTTTGGCAGACGAGACGAGATGGTGGCACACGACTGCCCCTCAGATCCACCGACACCGCCCTCAGTGGAAAACTGCTCAGGGGGTGGGCGGAGCAGACCTTCGGTGAAGGCCAGACTCAATGCAAATcgcaagaaaagtaaaaagaaaggttcTAAAGCAAACCGGGACGGTGGTCTCCAGTCAGATTCTCAGGAAGTATCCGGCATGGAGTGGCATGAAATGACAGACTAGCGGGAAAAAAGGTCACTCCCCTATGTTAGTCATATACGATTACCACGTTAAACATTAATAGGACACAGTCGGAtgttaaaatagctgctctgaaacGGTTTCTGTATGAGTCAGCGACGGATATTGCTCTCCTACAGGAAGTGGCATTCCCACAATTAAATTTGTCCAATTACGTcgatttttacaatatttccactgaaacgagtgttgcacggccattttagttagagaaggcatccccgtacataacgttgataaattagaatcgGGGTGAGGTATTGGAATAAACGTAGCAGGAGTTACTATAGTCAGTTTATATGCTCTTTCTGGCAGCAGTAATAAagctgcaagagccacattctttaatGAAAGCGTAATTTCTTTACTGAGGAAAAACCCCATCCGACTTAATAGggggaaattttaattgtgtattgagtcgAAAGGATCATATCCCCAACTTCAATTACTCAACTGACTTGAGACGTCTCGTTGTTAATTTAAAagatgcgtgggaaataaaataacCAACAATGGTGAACTTTACTCATATTGTTGCGAATTCATGTAGTAGAATTGACAGAATTTACGTATCGGAAAATTTAGCagataaagtactgaaaacaggAACTGTTCCCGTTAATTTTTTcgatcacagtgcgttgttgacctgcgtaaatttaacaccacaacctaccagaagagtaagaagccagtggaatctaaatatttcgttattatcagaagacgacttagaagatgccctaaccagagcttggCAAATGTGTCTCCattcactgaacaactttccaagtgtgatagaatggtgcacccaacgagcgaaaccgaagctaaggaaagttttaatatctttcagtatagatatggccagagaaaggaaacagactgtagaattctactacagcATGCTAAGGGATCTCTACgatcagacagatgcaattcctacaagattaaaagacatcaagcaaataaaagcaaaattatcaagtctgaaacgtaagaaactggagggacttgaaatgaaaaccaaagtaaagtcagtcactgaagatgagactgctgcattgtaccaccttgtcagacacgccaagaatagaagTTTCGTGGATGAACTTCAGATCGATGGTGGTACCATACTCACCACCCAGAAGGAAATAATTACAGAGATCTCAGCGTATTATGAACGTATGTATGCGTCAagggaaacaaacgaagaagaatacgatGGGCTCTTTGGTGcatatcttccacgaatatcgcgAGATGATGATGGTGAGAACAATTCTTCGGACATCACCAAGGAAGATGTATTAGAAATCGTGTGCTGCTCCCCCGCTAGGAAATCTCCAGGATCTGACAgactgcccattgaattctataaactattttggaccctaataggagaaaagttcaccgaaattgtcaatgaagtcttacaggggaagccagtgcctgcagagttcaaacaatgcaaaatcgtgttgatcccgaagaacagaggctgcaaaaaaataaacaacctacggccgatttcgcttttaaattcggattataaaattatagctcgagtaattaacaagcgctttacaccatgcaccgctgacatcataggccaacagcagacttgtgctttcagaaggacgattttacaaactgcggctttgtattgcgatgtcattgcgctagcgcaggcaagtaacataaaatgtggactgcttttcatagacgtccataaggcatttgatcaaattaatcacaaatacctgatagagacaatgcgtcgaatggacttcctgccaagAACCATTGACATCCTCGAGAACGTGACTatgggtgttactgcacaaatcCCCATTAGCTGTCAACTGGCAAAACAAATTGACATAAAAAGGGGTGTTACCCAAGGCTCCTGTTCGTTATACCGCTGGAACCTCCCctgagacagctacagcacaggctgacaggcattaccattcaaggaacaaagaccgtggtaggCGCTTACACTGACGATGCAagcgtaatcatcagagaccaaacagatgtgacgcaactagagatggtacttgcaaaatactgttccgcatcaggtgcgagggtaaatgaaaaCGAAAGTACATTTCTAgatataaagcggcttgctaacttgcGCATTGAGTGGGTGAACCATGTTAATGAACGCAAAGCTCTTGGAATAGCATTGACAACTccccttttaaaaatgatagcaataagttggcgggaggtggcaagaaaaatcaagggagctgtCAACGTAGtatagaccagttccagagaatactgtttatcaactcttatattttatccaaggcctactacatagcacaggttctccccattccatcaatggtggaGAAGACGACCCTGTCCACCTTAacaaagttcttgtggaaaggggaattgtttcgagtgctggtgaagacagcagttttggatccaagcaatggaggaatgggtctgACATAAAGTGTAAAGCGATGGCATTGTATGTTAAACGTACATGGGGCATAATGTGTAACGATCCAGGGTGCactacagcaaaactatacgacgttgtcaggccagaaagtgtagagccgccgataaatatacaaaaaataagttttaagctaaaacacattagggagtatAATATTGAACTAAGTTATcccagcaaaaagcttttaaactccaaaaaagttacagcaaaggcgattttagctgaaagacggaaacatgaaaatatggaaaatgaattcgagaaaatacttaaatatcagaatcacaataagaaatatggtaacatgctccgaattgtcgtCAATAGAATGGGTATTGGTTActaactggattcctagtagagagggaatgggttgggttCACGTTCCCGACcacaacctcacctgcaagtcgcacatgaaaaataaatcagtagtacagcagatacaagaatgacggcaaacatctggtgtctgacataaaggaagatcttgaactctacaaggatgcgtttagaaggctggaactgacgaacataacaaggcagtgaaggattttgtgatgtcgctgttcgggactgctcctctgtccacgtaatttaccctggaaggaacactcgtcaattatttactgaattattaatttgggtctgggaaatgatgatgaggaacctcaggctgcaaaAGAAGAAAATGTGCGTACTGAACTGCCGCCagctgaaggtgacagtgaaggtgctgatttgtgctactgctaaagactcattctttgaacactgtgatttatgactgcaattatctgtcacctcatttatgtcattcctttctttttgtccaacaacacaaatcATGGCAGTGGGTTTTCCATTTTCCATtctaaagtatatgaggagaaacattggttttttaatcagaataacaaagtcgattgggaaacattccattgttatacatataataatgaaaaacaagaaccgcagtggtaattatcgtaaaaacaaacaaagcaataatttttgcgacatcttgcgcaacatataaaaacgggcgtttgcaataaatctgtacaaaaacatgccccattaacatttacgaaaatgttcctagtttctgataattttgaggcaaaccagtcaTACTGAATCGTGTCTCGAAATATTGGTGACGATGATTGATggagaattatagaatgaattttgatgcaatcttcccgggaattaatttcacgattttcCTGTtaaaatgcgctgcaattttgcaagcgctttacgaaatttttaacttgcctgtaAAAGTAAACTTCACAAGGTTGCACCAAAGAAGTGCATTTTTGAGGTATGACTTTCAGAGACCCAGTTGGCATAttttcgtcatcttgaaaaattgcatcatatgTCTCCCGAATCGTTTGACCTCCCCAAGAGTCAATGAAAAGTAAATATTTACTCTCCCCGACGAAAGGTTTTAAACATTTGCGGAGAAAATCCATGTATAAAACTGTTGCTCCTTTTCCGGGATGCGATGATGTTACGATGACGTTCGTATAAGTATTGCCATAGCCATCTATTAATTAGTGAATACGAGGTCCGAAACGACCGGTCGCTTCTTGTAAGCATATGAAGACATGTGGGAGCAGTTTTCCggataatgttattgaatattgtgcggTGTACGAATGCGTCACTTTATTCAAATCCGACTTTTTCACGAAAACTGTTTTACTTACTTTTTCAGTGAGATTGTTATTGGTATACTAAAacaatagtatttttaatattaaacaatattcgaaagtgtatgtaaatatctttttttataattaaatttgaattgatatattttacatcgataaaaacattttgtacgcagaaaacatgtatttacctGTTTGGTCAGTATGTATCGCATAATCCTCGTCGTGGTATTGAGGGATTAACCGGCACGTCTGCCGACGAAAGGCCTCCGCAGACGCCTGGATGGCCTCCATTGACGCCGCCTCTTTTTTTCGAAACCAGTTTCGTGAGCTTGCGTTGTGAAATTCTGTGCTTCTGTTTAAATGCCGTGACCTATCGATCAGACGCCTTGAATTTTAAATCGACGAATTCTGCAGCCGCAGCCAATGTCCATTGCTGTAAATTTCTTGTCATAACTTGCTGATGTAGCTGTCTTGCTTCCACAAAACGGTCGTAGGTCCACGAATCTATCGCCTCAAATTTATCCATTCGCGTACCACCACTTTTAATATCTTTTTCCCATTGGGAAAGATCTTCTTTTCTCTTCAATTGGCGGCATCCTTTTTTTTCCCAACGTCGCCAAGGACCACTGAGGTGCGGTTTAGCAATATTCACGACTTTGTAGGCAAAGGGAATCATGTCACTTTTAAATCTTTTCGGTGACGGTTTATATTCGTCTGGAGACGAATCATTTTGTGGCACTTCGAACTGTTCGTCGTTCTCCTCACATTCTTCACAATCCTCTTGAGCGGGAATTAATTCCTCTTCAGTTACGAATGTTTTTGCACCCAAAAGTTCCAGTGTATTATCATAAAGTCCTCCGGCCAATAACATAGCATCGTgagagatttcttccgaagatgtcgatgcaattaaaatattttccgtcaacagcttttcataatacaccactgcgcccttcaatcgtaattttgataggTCACTATGAACGGactcttcaggaatttcttctcctattccagatgagccagcaacttcttcagaCGACGTGTTCaacctcggatcggaataacacgtCGAAATTTGAAACAGGCGTGGCTGTTCACGACGGAATCGAAAAACAAACTGCCGTTTGCTTCTCGCGGCTCGCGCTCAGTCCTATGCGCATATGGCCGTTACAATCCCAAGGGGGCCCTTACAAAGCCCCTCTAAACCTTGAAACCCCATGAAACGAAATAGGACAACGAGCACGAATATctttcagtgaatgaaaaactttacattcttgagctaaaataatgtcagtttgagaaactttttgaataattggtggaataacaaaagaaaatgaatcaGAAGAAAAAGAACCCAAGGCCTCTGGcataagagtccgagccctaaccatttttttaaattggtcATAACATTCCCAGTAGTACATTATTTTCAActaacatttaaaagtaataaaacaaaagaaaattaattacaggttccttgacattttagaagaaatcAAGGCCTAAACAAGATAGTGATGTTCATCACTTGATCGTATTTGGTTTTTCAAAGATTAAATtgtctcgtttcttcatgttctgaatcgcataatcgaaaatggagttcacatgacgcttcttctgaggaagttggtgtATGTATCATAGTAATTATTTATGCGCAGTAGCTTGTGATGCCGATCGgagatgtacgtccaaaaatctcctctgctcctttctttactggacagcgggtaaaataccgcgtgtcccttcaaccagttgtcGGCATTCTTCTTTGAGGTGGGGTATAATTCTTCTTCCGGGAataaaaggcacgctggcgttatcaaatacggcggttttctctgcatagttgataattttttttctgattgagaaccatatattatttgcatttccacagacaaattgatgctcatctgtgtcaatcaggttgcaagtggtacgcgaaggggaatcagccagatgaatggaatgtagtctggagttcctagaaaatttcctattcacaaaataatacCACAATGACTAGGCCAAACGGCGGCTCGGCACTGGaccaacattttatactcataaggcacctgagaatctttggatcgatttttcacgggattttccgagtagcgcgtcctaatattttaaccacgtgaggtgttaggggtccacgcaaagtttcggacaaatccccgaccccgtgGTCGTGCCGCCTCCTTGTGAGTTATGGTGGGGAGGTGGCTGACCTCCACGTGGCCtgcgtttacgtttagtgattttgctgtctcCTCTCCGTTTATTGCTGTCACgtcaaacgaaaacaaaattgatttctgtgGCCGCGAGCTATCAACCgaaataaaatacactgatgagAGTACAGTAGactaaaatatattattagtttcagatttttttttatttccaccttcctgacagACGGGCCTTAATCGCCTCGCAGAACAATAGTTATTttcgtcggtttgctaaagaaattcggcTTTTATCAATCTTCCTCGCTGAGGCAGTGaagttatttttttaaatccacattattggctagtttcagctgtttgctgcatttcaaaagtgcacgttttcatccaaCCAATTATTATGTTACTAACACCTGCAAACACGATTTAAGTTTTGACAGAAACTTGTGCAGTTTTTAGGTATAATCTACCGTGGTTGCTTACATACTTAAGTACTCTCCCCATAAAATGCTGCAGGAATGCAATTATGCGAGACGAAATCCAAAGACGAGAGTATGTTCGGTATCTGGCCTTAGGGTTTACACAAATTTGTGAATAGACCCGAAATACTATGAGCATAGAATCGCAAGTGGAGAGGCACATCCTGCAGAAATCTGCGCACTATACCGTGTTGCCCGTTCGTGCAGCTGCCCCTTGACGTGATCTTATTTCGGCGATAACAGAACCAAGTCAGGAGCACGCCTTAGGTAGCCAAGGTGGCCAGTGACTCTCGATATGGACCAACAAAGAAATGTTTCGAACAGGTTGTAATCGACCTCCGCGGAATCGGAATTTTCCATTAGTGCGGAAAGGCCTTCATTACGACACAGTCATGAACCAATGCTCTGTGCAGACGGGTGTTCATTTGGAATGATTCTTGTGATGGTCGGGGCTAGGTTCTCACATAAGGCAATCAATTTAAGAAGTGCAAACAGCACATCTTCACCTCTGGTGACGGCATTTGAAGAATGTAGTGTTGCACTGTGGTTCCAAACGTAAGAGACGTCACTTTGCTACGTGTTGCGCGAGAGTCCTTATAGGTTGGTCCATGCGGAGGCCTAATCATGCCAGGTTGAAAGTCAGTCACCAGTAAGCTTTCTTACGCGAGagtgttttttgatgaatgtgcCACCCATCGTGCAAGATCACTGCGCAGCTGATTCTTATTTTATTTCGGCATGAGATGTGCAAAATAtcggtgctggactgagattcgaactcggatctcccTTTTCGTCACGTCTG is from Schistocerca cancellata isolate TAMUIC-IGC-003103 unplaced genomic scaffold, iqSchCanc2.1 HiC_scaffold_1148, whole genome shotgun sequence and encodes:
- the LOC126159854 gene encoding uncharacterized protein LOC126159854 gives rise to the protein MARERKQTVEFYYSMLRDLYDQTDAIPTRLKDIKQIKAKLSSLKRKKLEGLEMKTKVKSVTEDETAALYHLVRHAKNRSFVDELQIDGGTILTTQKEIITEISARLSAKERGRRLVQAAEWGAVGQLRALIAAGADVAARDVRGLTALHCAARWGAYGRAEVAAALLDAGADRRVTTGDGETALDLARRFNQSRLVEMLS